The Collinsella aerofaciens genomic sequence CGATACCGCCCAGAATGCCCACACCGGCAATCATGTGCCAGTTGACGTTGTGCGGCAGCTCGCAGGCCTTGAGCTTGACCAAGGCGAACGTCATGCCAAAGATACCGATCGGCTTGCCCAGCAGCATGCCAAAGTACACGCCGAGCGTCACCGGGTCGGTGAGCAGCGTGCTCATGTCCACGCCCACCAGGCGAACCTGTGCGTTGACGAACGCAAAGATCGGCAGAATCACAAAGTTGACCGGCGTGGAGATCAGGCGCTCCATGCGGATGAGCGGCGGGGTCACGCGGTGCATGACGCGCTCGACCTTGGTGGTCGAGACGGTAAAGTCATGCTGGCCCAGGATGTGTGCCTCGTCGTCGTAGCGGTCATCGAGCAGCGGCAGGCACTCGCCCAACCAATCGGTGAGGCTATCGAGCTTAACGCCGCACTTGGCCGGGATGGTAAAGGCCAAGATGACGCCAGCAAGTGTGGCATGTACGCCGCTCTTGAACATGCAGAACCACAACAGCAGACCCAGTACCGAATACGGGGCAAGGCGGTAATGCTGCGTCTTGTTGAGCCACACGAGCGCGCAGGTCACGAGCGCGGCGGCACCCAGCCAAAACGGATTGGGGCTCTGACCGTAGAAGATGGCGATGGCGGCGATGGAGATGAGGTCGTCGGCGATGGCGAGCGTCGAGAAGAACACGCGCACGCCGTTGGGCACGCGGTTGCCCAAAAGCGACAGCACGCCCAGTGCAAAGGCAATATCGGTTGCCATGGGGATGGCCCAGCCGTTGTGGGCGCCGGCATGGTTAAAGATCAGGTAGATGCAAGCGGGAACGACGACGCCGCCCACGGCCGCCAGCATGGGAAGCATGGCCTGACGCGGATTCTTGAGCTCGCCAACTGTCATCTCGTACTTAAGCTCAATGCCCACTAGCAAAAAGAAAATCGCCATGAGGAAGTCGTTGACGAAAAGTTCAACGGTGAGACCGGCCGTAAGGTTGCCCAGACCCACATACAGCGGGGTCTCCAAAAAGTGATGGATGGCCTCGTAGGCATCGGTGTTGGCGCAGATAACGGCGGCGATAGCGGCGAAGACCATGACGGCGGCGGAAATAGTGCCGTTCTCGGCAATGCGCTCCCAAATGTCGTGACGCTCAAAGCGTTTGCGCTCACGAACGTTAAACAGCTGCTCGGGTGCTGCCATGGGCGGCTCCTTTCACGGGAAGGCTCCCGTCTTAAAAAAGCACGGCCCGCCCAAGTGGCGGCGCCGCGCTCCAACGTATTACGCTTGCATCTAGCCTACCCTGCACGACAAGCGCACAAGCACGGCCGAAAAGCGGAACCACAGGTTGAACATTATTTGCTCAACGGCGCGGGCACGCCTGTCCAAGAGACGACGCGGCGCCGCGCACAAAAAACGACCGGAGCGCGGGGCGTCCGCGATCCGGTCGTCGGTGTTAGGTCAAAAGAACCTAGCAGGCGGCCATGATGGGGGCAGCGACCTGCTTCTTACGGGAGAGGACGCCCGGCATCCAGACGCCGTCATGCTCGTCGGCAATGCCCAGGCCCTTCTGAGCGGCCTCGGTCTCGCCCTCGAGCAGGACCTGCGAGCCCTCCTCCATGATGTCGGTGATGCACAGGACAATGCCGTCAGCGCCCTTCTCGGCAGCGTAGGCGCGCATGGCCTCGCGAATCTCGTCGATCATGCCGAGTGCGCGGGTCTTGTCGACAGTCTCGTACTGGCCGATGAGCAGCTTCTTGCCGGCGGGCTCGAACATCTTGATGTCGTTGCCGACCATCTCGGCAGCGGTAAAGGAGCCGGACGGACGGGTGAGGAAGACCTCCATGCCAAACTTGACCGGGTCGACGCCCACCTGCTCGCCGAGCTTGGCGGCGACGGCGCGGTCGACATCGGTGGTGGTGGGGCTCTTGAGCATAAGCGTGTCGGTCATCATGGCCGAGAGCAGCAGCTTGGCCTGGACGTCGGAAAGCTCAACGCCGAGCACGCCGGCGAGCTTGGTGACGATGGTGCAGCTGGAACCCCAGGGCAGGCAGATGTAGTGCAGCGGGCCGGCGGTCTCGAAGTCGCCGATGCGGTGATGATCGACAACGCCAAAGACCGTGGCGTCCTTAAGGCCGGCGACGGACTGGGCAGACTCGTTGTGGTCGGTGAGGACGACGAGCTGACCGGCCTCGACGGACTCGATCACGCGGGGCTCGGCGATGCCGGCGTCGGCGAGCAGCTTGGCGGACTCTGCCGGAAGCTGACCCAGGGCGCAGGCCTCGTAGGTGTTGCCGGCATACTCAACCTGGTTGAGCAGCTGGGACAGGACGACGGCGCTCATGATGGCGTCGTTATCGGGGTTCTGGTGACCAAAGACAAGAACGTTTGCCATGGATATCCTCCACTTGATATGTGTACTTGGACGTAGCTATGGTAGCACGCTGGCGCCGAACCTTATGAGACGCAAGGGCCGCGGCGCAATTTGGGGCGAGCCTGGGGGCGAAGTCTGCCCCCTTGTACCACCGCCCTCCTGCACCGACTATTTACCGGCGGCGCGCAGGGCTACGTAGGCGGCACCGATGATGCCGGCGTCGTTTCCGAGCGAAGCGACCTTAATGGGCGTCTCGCGCGAGGCAGAGAGCGCGTACTGCTTAAAGTGCTCGCGAACCTTGTCGAGATAAACATCGGCCGAAGCGGACGCGCCGCCACCGATCAGGAACATCTCGGGGTCGACCACGTTGGCGATAAGCGCCAGGGCGCGGCCAAGGTAGTCGGCCATGGTGTCGGCTGCGGCCAGCGCGAGCTTGTCGCCCTCGCGGCAGGCCTGGAACACGTCCTTGGAATCGGAGGGGCCGGTGAGCTCAATGGGCTCGACGCCCGCCTTCTTGCACTCGGCAAGGTAGTTGCTCACCACGCCGGTGGCGCTGGAATACTGCTCCAGATGGCCATGGCCGCCACAGCCGCAGGTGCGCTCCTCGGCCGGGTTCAGGCACATGTGGCCAATCTCGCCGCCGGCGCCCACAACGCCCGATACCACGTCGCCGTTAACGATAACGCCGCCGCCCACGCCGGTACCGATGGTGACCATCACCACGTTCTGCACGCCCTTGGCAGAACCGAGCCAGGCCTCGCCCATGGCAGCGGCGTTGGCATCGTTCTCATACTTAACGACCGCATCGGGGCAGTGCTTCTGAATGGCGACCCTCAGCTCGGGCAGGTTAATGGCAATGTTGGCCTTGACCTTGGCATCGCCCGACGCCGGGATGGGACACGGAACGGCCAGGCCAATGCCCGCCACAAAGGCACGCGGAATCTGTGCCTTGGCGACCACCTGGTCGATAGCCTCGGTCACCGCGGCAAAGCCCGCGGCGTCAACGATAGGAGGCGTGGGCACGCTGGCCTTGGCAAGCAGGTTGCCGTCCTCGTCGAACAGGCCCTCCTTAACCGAAGTGCCGCCGACGTCGATGCCGATGTAGTACTGCTTAGGTTCCATGGGAGCCCACCTTTCTCGTTTAAACATTGCCTGTATGGTACCGCTCTCAAGGCAAAAACCTACCAAAAAGGGACAGGTTTGTTTTGGCAGGTTTTATCTGGGGTAACGCAATTGGCTGCCCAACAGGCCGCGCAAGACCATCCCCAAAAATAAAGGCGCCGGGAGGCGGAGGCTCCCGGCGCCCGTCAAAGGGACTATGTTGTCTGTTGGACCGCACGGTCCGTCGCGGCGATAACGCCGACTAGGCCTGAAGTGCCTGCAGCTGCTTGTGAACCTCGATGAGCTCCGTCGCCATGACGCGCATGGTCTCGGTGCCGGCCATCTGGTCCTCGGCATGCAGCAAAATCAACGGGGCCTCGCCGTTACGTTCGCCGTTGGCCTCCTTCTTCAGAAGCCCCATGTGAACATCGTGGCCACCGTTATAGGCCTCGTCGCCCTGCTTGATAAGCTCCTCGGCGGCGTCAAAATCGCCCTCCTTGGCCTTTTGCACGGCATTGATGTACATGCTCTTGGCGGTACCGACGTAGCTGATGATCTCAAAGCAGGTCATCTGCAGTTCGTTCATATCCTCCATGCGGAGCACCTAGCCCATCACGCTGACGCAGTGGTCGATGATGCCGGCAGCGTTCATGCGGCCGTAGTCGACCATGTTGATGACCTCGACCGGAAAACGACCGGCGGCCTCCTTCTCAAAATCGCCCTTGGTGTAGCCGATCTGCGGACCAAGCAGCAACATGTCGCACTCGTCCAGGTGATCGTGGGCCTCGTTCATGGGACGAGCCTCGACCTCAATATCCAGACCACGGTTTGCAACCTCGGCCTGCATCTTCTGGACCAGCAGGCTCGTGGACATGCCGGCATTGCAGCAGAGCATGATCTTCTTCATGGTTTCCTCCTTATAACTGCGCGGCGCGCAGACGACAACTGGTTGTATTCCTTGCGGCTATTGTGCCCGCTCCCCTGTATCTTTACGCAAGGGAGAGAGCCGCGGGCACCGGCACCGCGTACCGGCGCCCGCAAAGGTGAAAGGGACGAACGTTAGGCGTTCTACTCGGCGAGAGCCTCCTGCTTGGCGATTGCCTTCTCGGAAATCTTCATAAAGGGCAGGTAGACGGCCATGCCAATGACAATCTCGAGAGCCTGCCACACGCCGGCGCGCCAGTCAAAGCCCGTAGCGAGCAGGGCATTGATGACGGGAGGCATGGTCCAGGGCACCTGGGCGATGCAGGGGCTGATGATGCCTGCGCAGGTAAGGCCATAGGTGATGCCGATGAACAGATCGGGAAGAAGGACGAACGGGATCATGAGCGGCAGGTTGTACACGATGGGGTAACCGTAGATAACCGGCTCGTTGATGTTGAACAGACCAGGCAGGATAGCCATCTTGGAAACGGTCTCGGAAGCCTTGTTCTTGGAGAACAGGAGCGTGTCGAGCAGAAGCATGAGGGTGCAGCCCGAGCCGCCGATGAGGGCGAAGCTGTTAACGATCTGCATGTTCATGTAGTGATCGGGCTGGATGGTGCCACCGGCGGCAAAGGTAGCCATGTTGTCGACGATGAGCATGGTCAGGATCGGCTCGACGGTAGCGCCAGAGATGGTGGACTGGTGAATACCGACGCAGAACAGCAGGTTAGCAAGGGTGTAGATGAGGATAACAGCCCACGGACCGGCGTTCATGATGCTCTTGAGCGGGTTGGAGATGCACGTGGAGATGATGGTGCACAGATCGGTGCCGGCGCACACGGCGAGCAGGGCTGCGGCAAGAGCGAAGATCGCGAGGTTGAGCAGCATCGGGATCATGACGTTGAAGGAGTTGGAGACCGCGGGAGGCACGCCCTCGCCCAGCTTAACCTTGAGCTTCTCGACGCCAGAAATCTTGATGAAGAGCGAGACGGAAAGCAGGGCGATGATAATAGCCGAGAACAGACCGTTGGTGCCGGTGTTGGCAGTCGAAAGGGCGCCCGTGACCTCGGCGGAGGTGATCTTGTCGGTGAGCAGCGGGCTCGTGGCGGCAA encodes the following:
- a CDS encoding ROK family protein; this encodes MEPKQYYIGIDVGGTSVKEGLFDEDGNLLAKASVPTPPIVDAAGFAAVTEAIDQVVAKAQIPRAFVAGIGLAVPCPIPASGDAKVKANIAINLPELRVAIQKHCPDAVVKYENDANAAAMGEAWLGSAKGVQNVVMVTIGTGVGGGVIVNGDVVSGVVGAGGEIGHMCLNPAEERTCGCGGHGHLEQYSSATGVVSNYLAECKKAGVEPIELTGPSDSKDVFQACREGDKLALAAADTMADYLGRALALIANVVDPEMFLIGGGASASADVYLDKVREHFKQYALSASRETPIKVASLGNDAGIIGAAYVALRAAGK
- a CDS encoding PTS lactose/cellobiose transporter subunit IIA, which encodes MNELQMTCFEIISYVGTAKSMYINAVQKAKEGDFDAAEELIKQGDEAYNGGHDVHMGLLKKEANGERNGEAPLILLHAEDQMAGTETMRVMATELIEVHKQLQALQA
- a CDS encoding PTS sugar transporter subunit IIB codes for the protein MKKIMLCCNAGMSTSLLVQKMQAEVANRGLDIEVEARPMNEAHDHLDECDMLLLGPQIGYTKGDFEKEAAGRFPVEVINMVDYGRMNAAGIIDHCVSVMG
- a CDS encoding PTS transporter subunit EIIC, which translates into the protein MASDNGKSFLDKFAEVSAKVGNQVHLRSLRDAFATITPLYILAGIAVLINNVVFPLFPLDAAGLANLQTWGSAITLGTLNVSAIILAGLIGYSLAKNKRFDNPLACVVVAISAFVIMMPQQITASLAATSPLLTDKITSAEVTGALSTANTGTNGLFSAIIIALLSVSLFIKISGVEKLKVKLGEGVPPAVSNSFNVMIPMLLNLAIFALAAALLAVCAGTDLCTIISTCISNPLKSIMNAGPWAVILIYTLANLLFCVGIHQSTISGATVEPILTMLIVDNMATFAAGGTIQPDHYMNMQIVNSFALIGGSGCTLMLLLDTLLFSKNKASETVSKMAILPGLFNINEPVIYGYPIVYNLPLMIPFVLLPDLFIGITYGLTCAGIISPCIAQVPWTMPPVINALLATGFDWRAGVWQALEIVIGMAVYLPFMKISEKAIAKQEALAE
- the nhaA gene encoding Na+/H+ antiporter NhaA, which translates into the protein MAAPEQLFNVRERKRFERHDIWERIAENGTISAAVMVFAAIAAVICANTDAYEAIHHFLETPLYVGLGNLTAGLTVELFVNDFLMAIFFLLVGIELKYEMTVGELKNPRQAMLPMLAAVGGVVVPACIYLIFNHAGAHNGWAIPMATDIAFALGVLSLLGNRVPNGVRVFFSTLAIADDLISIAAIAIFYGQSPNPFWLGAAALVTCALVWLNKTQHYRLAPYSVLGLLLWFCMFKSGVHATLAGVILAFTIPAKCGVKLDSLTDWLGECLPLLDDRYDDEAHILGQHDFTVSTTKVERVMHRVTPPLIRMERLISTPVNFVILPIFAFVNAQVRLVGVDMSTLLTDPVTLGVYFGMLLGKPIGIFGMTFALVKLKACELPHNVNWHMIAGVGILGGIGFTMSILISGLAFPTAQFEVLAAKAAILAGSVTAAVLGMIYMSVVCKHPAPKGE
- a CDS encoding manganese-dependent inorganic pyrophosphatase, coding for MANVLVFGHQNPDNDAIMSAVVLSQLLNQVEYAGNTYEACALGQLPAESAKLLADAGIAEPRVIESVEAGQLVVLTDHNESAQSVAGLKDATVFGVVDHHRIGDFETAGPLHYICLPWGSSCTIVTKLAGVLGVELSDVQAKLLLSAMMTDTLMLKSPTTTDVDRAVAAKLGEQVGVDPVKFGMEVFLTRPSGSFTAAEMVGNDIKMFEPAGKKLLIGQYETVDKTRALGMIDEIREAMRAYAAEKGADGIVLCITDIMEEGSQVLLEGETEAAQKGLGIADEHDGVWMPGVLSRKKQVAAPIMAAC